The Moraxella haemolytica genome window below encodes:
- a CDS encoding glutathionylspermidine synthase family protein — MKRISITPRPNWQDEMNRIGFDYHSVDGNYWQEDACYVFSESQIDELERVTEDLHRMYFAATNHIIQTGDYDKLGINDHTATLIEQSFKARLPTLYGRFDLCYDGTNPPKMYEYNADTPTSLFEGSVAQWYWLQARGSELSDADQFNSIHERLLVEFQALKSEHPLYFTAVAGNQEDYITTRYLQDVAIQAGLDTQFIDIHDIGYRHHDKAFVDLQENSIHQLFKLYPWEWLVEEEFGQYIANSSTQFIEPAYKLLFSNKALLAVLWELFPNHPNLLPAYLDEKMLGGNYVKKPFFSREGANITLYHDNKTEQTEGIYGKEGHVYQQAHALPTFTNNQGQTMHTLVGSWIVGHGAAGIGVREDYTAITKDTSLFVPHIFR; from the coding sequence GTGAAACGCATCAGTATCACCCCACGCCCCAACTGGCAAGATGAGATGAATCGCATCGGCTTTGATTACCACAGTGTTGATGGCAACTACTGGCAAGAAGATGCGTGTTATGTGTTTAGCGAGTCGCAGATTGATGAGCTTGAGCGTGTTACCGAAGACCTACATCGTATGTACTTTGCTGCCACCAATCACATCATACAAACAGGCGATTATGATAAATTGGGCATCAATGATCACACCGCCACCTTAATTGAACAGAGTTTTAAGGCACGCCTGCCAACTCTCTATGGTCGCTTTGATTTATGCTATGATGGCACCAATCCACCCAAAATGTATGAGTACAATGCCGACACACCCACATCACTTTTTGAAGGTAGCGTGGCACAGTGGTATTGGCTACAAGCACGAGGTAGCGAGCTGTCTGACGCTGACCAATTCAACAGCATTCACGAGCGTCTTTTGGTGGAATTTCAAGCCCTAAAAAGTGAGCATCCATTATACTTTACTGCTGTTGCCGGTAATCAAGAAGACTACATTACCACTCGCTACCTACAAGATGTGGCGATACAGGCAGGTCTTGATACACAGTTTATTGATATTCACGACATTGGTTATCGCCATCATGATAAAGCATTCGTAGATCTACAAGAAAACTCCATTCATCAGCTGTTCAAATTATACCCTTGGGAGTGGCTTGTTGAAGAAGAGTTTGGACAGTACATTGCAAACAGTAGCACCCAGTTTATCGAACCTGCTTATAAACTACTGTTTAGCAACAAAGCTCTGCTTGCTGTACTATGGGAGCTATTCCCCAATCACCCAAATCTACTGCCTGCTTATCTTGATGAAAAAATGCTTGGTGGCAATTATGTCAAAAAACCCTTTTTTTCCCGTGAAGGGGCAAATATCACACTGTATCATGATAATAAAACCGAGCAAACTGAGGGTATTTATGGCAAAGAAGGTCATGTCTATCAGCAAGCACACGCCCTACCCACCTTTACCAACAATCAAGGTCAAACCATGCATACTTTAGTTGGCAGCTGGATTGTTGGGCATGGTGCAGCAGGCATTGGCGTAAGAGAAGATTATACTGCCATCACCAAGGATACCAGTCTTTTTGTGCCACATATTTTCCGCTAA
- a CDS encoding heme ABC transporter permease: MSDNTRNRGVQTGFFGRLWQGFLTTVGTERFFHIFSPWVKWLSVIAVVLLGVGTVWGLGFAPPDYLQGNSYRIIFIHVPAASLAMSIYFALAALGVIFLVWKIKTANIVAQAIAPIGFIFCVLSLLTGSIWGKPTWGTYWVWDARLTSMLILAFLYVGVMALFSAFEHSQNRGKAAAILSVVGAVNLPIIKYSVEWWNTLHQGATFTITNAPKMSPSMWVPLLVMLLGMYFLVAALAIYRTNSLILSREYNKAWVQKLLNKPANHSS, from the coding sequence ATGTCTGATAACACTCGCAATAGAGGTGTGCAAACAGGTTTTTTTGGTCGTCTGTGGCAAGGTTTTTTGACGACAGTTGGCACAGAGCGGTTCTTTCATATTTTTTCACCATGGGTGAAATGGCTGTCTGTGATTGCAGTAGTGCTGTTGGGTGTGGGAACGGTTTGGGGTCTGGGTTTTGCACCACCTGACTATCTACAGGGCAACAGCTATCGCATCATCTTTATTCATGTGCCGGCGGCCAGTCTTGCGATGAGTATTTATTTTGCTTTGGCAGCACTTGGTGTGATTTTTTTGGTATGGAAAATCAAAACTGCCAACATTGTCGCCCAAGCCATTGCCCCTATTGGATTCATTTTTTGTGTGCTAAGTTTGCTGACTGGCTCTATCTGGGGCAAGCCCACTTGGGGTACTTATTGGGTGTGGGACGCACGCTTAACCAGTATGCTTATTTTGGCGTTTTTGTATGTGGGTGTTATGGCGTTATTCTCCGCTTTTGAACATAGCCAAAACCGTGGTAAGGCAGCAGCAATCTTATCCGTTGTGGGGGCGGTTAATTTACCCATCATCAAATATTCGGTGGAGTGGTGGAATACCTTGCATCAAGGGGCGACTTTTACCATCACCAACGCCCCAAAGATGTCGCCAAGTATGTGGGTGCCACTATTGGTGATGCTACTTGGTATGTATTTTTTGGTGGCGGCACTTGCCATCTATCGTACCAACTCTTTGATTTTATCCCGTGAATATAATAAAGCATGGGTACAAAAACTACTCAACAAGCCAGCAAACCATTCATCATAA